In Archocentrus centrarchus isolate MPI-CPG fArcCen1 chromosome 1, fArcCen1, whole genome shotgun sequence, the following proteins share a genomic window:
- the LOC115783120 gene encoding high affinity choline transporter 1-like, protein MALNVPGLVVMALFYLLILGTGIWASMRSKKEEKKCAGDGMEITLLAGRNINLLVGIFTLTATWVGGGFILGIAEATYNPTLGAVWALMPVPYVVTFFLGGFFFAKPMRENKYVTMMDPFQKKYGNVLASALILPALVADVLWVARTLVSLGGTMSVILDLSYVYSIIISSVVAIVYTLLGGLYSVAYTDVIQLILIFISLWVCVPFMMTNPYSVDISLTAYNATFQAPWVGTVELDEAGKWFDDFMLLALGGLAYQAFYQRILSSSSYTQAQVTCFASSAFCLVLGIPSVLIGAVAASTDWNATSYGLPTPYERDQAGSILPIALQYLTPPYVSVIGIGAVAAAVMSSMDSALLSSASLFSSNIYKNIIRKQASDREMQWVIRISVVVVGLAGTALTFLDSSVLVFWLVGVDMSYTIMFPQLVCILFFKVSNGYGAIVGFIMGVVMRVLSGEPLIGLPPAIQFPGCRLDKEGKLTQYFPFRTAIMLISLMSILLFSWLASIIFNKGLLPEKWDTFNIKRTQRATAKVADVKRTNSNKEEPSVAKQLLDTTSC, encoded by the exons ATGGCTCTCAATGTGCCAGGTCTGGTGGTGATGGCGCTGTTTTACCTGCTCATCTTGGGCACGGGCATCTGGGCGTCTATGCGCTccaaaaaggaggagaaaaaatgcGCAGGAGACGGCATGGAGATAACCCTACTGGCTGGACGCAATATCAACTTGTTGGTTGGCATCTTCACACTTACTG CTACATGGGTTGGAGGAGGCTTCATCCTTGGTATAGCTGAGGCAACATATAACCCAACACTAGGTGCAGTTTGGGCCCTCATGCCTGTGCCCTATGTCGTGACCTTCTTCTTAG gtggcTTTTTCTTTGCCAAGCCAATGAGAGAGAACAAGTACGTGACAATGATGGACCCTTTCCAGAAGAAGTATGGGAACGTCCTCGCAAGTGCGCTGATCCTCCCCGCGCTGGTGGCCGACGTGCTGTGGGTGGCACGCACACTTGTCAGCCTGG GTGGAACCATGAGTGTGATCCTGGACCTGTCCTACGTGTACTCCATTATCATCTCCTCAGTGGTGGCCATAGTCTACACACTGCTGGGGGGGCTCTACTCTGTGGCTTACACAGATGTCATCCAGCTGatcctcatcttcatcagcCTG TGGGTGTGCGTTCCTTTCATGATGACCAACCCTTACTCTGTGGACATCTCGCTGACGGCCTACAACGCAACTTTCCAGGCTCCCTGGGTCGGCACTGTGGAGCTCGACGAGGCTGGCAAGTGGTTTGATGACTTCATGCTGCTG GCTCTGGGCGGCTTGGCCTACCAGGCATTCTACCAAAGGATCCTATCCTCCTCATCTTACACCCAGGCTCAAGTGACCTGTTTCGCCTCTTCGGCcttctgcctggtgcttggtaTCCCCTCAGTCCTGATCGGGGCCGTGGCTGCATCTACAG ACTGGAACGCAACCAGCTATGGATTACCCACGCCATATGAGCGTGACCAGGCAGGATCCATCCTCCCCATCGCTCTGCAGTACCTCACGCCCCCCTACGTCTCTGTCATTGGCATTGGggctgtggctgctgctgtcatGTCGTCCATGGACTCAGCCCTGCTGTCCTCTGCTTCGCTGTTCTCCTCAAATATCTACAAGAATATTATCAGGAAGCAG GCCTCAGACCGTGAAATGCAATGGGTGATCCGTATCTCTGTGGTGGTCGTGGGTCTGGCTGGCACCGCCCTCACCTTCCTGGACAGCAGCGTCCTGGTGTTCTGGCTCGTTGGTGTGGACATGTCCTACACCATTATGTTTCCTCAGCTGGTCTGcatcctcttcttcaaggtGTCCAATGGTTATGGAGCCATTGTGGGCTTCATAATGGGGGTTGTCATGAGGGTCCTGAGCGGCGAGCCCCTCATCGGCCTCCCGCCCGCCATACAGTTCCCCGGCTGCCGGCTGGACAAGGAGGGAAAACTAACCCAGTACTTCCCCTTCCGTACTGCCATCATGCTCATCTCACTCATGTCTATTCTCCTTTTTTCATGGTTGGCATCCATCATTTTCAACAAGGGTCTGCTGCCCGAGAAGTGGGATACGTTTAATATCAAACGTACACAGAGAGCAACAGCCAAGGTCGCGGATGTCAAGAGGACCAACTCTAATAAGGAAGAGCCCTctgtggccaagcagctgctggATACCACCAGCTGCTGA